From one Nilaparvata lugens isolate BPH chromosome 2, ASM1435652v1, whole genome shotgun sequence genomic stretch:
- the LOC111046370 gene encoding LOW QUALITY PROTEIN: tyrosine kinase receptor Cad96Ca (The sequence of the model RefSeq protein was modified relative to this genomic sequence to represent the inferred CDS: deleted 1 base in 1 codon) produces MDRLDFISILLLNICLLLGGVSSQGDNTPPVVWMERKWVVSETEPVGSVVTRVRGSDAEGDPLEFGLEHHLGFNVAAPDPNPSPLPFRIDNRTGVVYTNDSLVGKGGKDMFLYVTVTDGKLLHKSEVWVNVIGGGDDQSAAPRNKPTDLPNKLLAQYPRPPPPGGLGSYLPGGGFPPPVFPGSSQGRLPPHRLQSRLHRILIRPHIPNRPLLPGEVTVATEESTRSSTSRAEVEVATSTQPTVTSPIAVTDADLIIVTVVMVAVIVSISSVVACLFRRRICKRAKSKKDEMRKEPASSEEPMAMQHWQGPRAYVNRYESWDLDNVQGQTVEQSKLSDRWEFPRHHLKVYSILGEGCFGQVWRCEAVGIDGRAGQSVVAVKTLKENAGERERLDLLQELQVMKSLEPHPHVVRLLGCCTEKDPLFVIMEFIANGKLQSFLRNSRAQRCYDNMHGKSATLTSRDLTSFCYQVARGMDFLSSKGIIHRDLAARNILVDENHICKVADFGFARDLMANYVYERKSEGRLPIRWMAPESLYDNIFSVKSDIWSFGVLIWEIVTLGSTPYPGMAAAEVMRKVRDGYRLDKPEHCRRELYNIMFYCWDNDSKERPDFKELVKLLEQLLLTETEYIELDRFPDHSYYNMSSLSGEKL; encoded by the exons GAGTGAGCAGCCAGGGCGACAACACTCCTCCCGTGGTATGGATGGAACGCAAATGGGTGGTGTCCGAGACAGAGCCAGTGGGCAGTGTGGTGACACGCGTGCGGGGGTCGGACGCCGAGGGAGATCCACTCGAGTTTGGACTCGAACACCATCTAGGGTTCAATGTGGCCGCACCTGATCCCAATCCGAGTCCGCTCCCGTTTCGCATCGACAACCGAACCGGTGTTGTCTACACTAATGATTCGTTGGTTGGCAAG GGCGGAAAAGACATGTTCCTGTACGTGACGGTAACGGATGGCAAGCTGCTTCACAAGAGCGAGGTGTGGGTGAACGTCATTGGTGGTGGAGACGACCAATCAGCCGCCCCCAGGAACAAACCCACCGACCTGCCCAACAAGCTGCTCGCCCAATACCCGAGACCACCACCCCCGGGAGGCCTAGGCAGCTACCTGCCAGGAGGCGGCTTCCCACCCCCGGTGTTCCCAGGATCA AGCCAAGGGCGCCTCCCACCCCACCGCCTCCAAAGCCGCCTCCACCGCATCCTGATCCGCCCCCACATCCCAAACCGCCCACTCCTCCCCGGTGAAGTTACTGTGGCCACTGAGGAGTCGACAAG AAGCTCAACGTCCAGAGCAGAAGTGGAAGTTGCGACGTCCACCCAGCCAACAGTGACGTCACCAATTGCCGTGACTGATGCCGATCTGATCATCGTCACTGTAGTCATGGTGGCAGTCATTGTCTCCATCTCGTCAGTCGTGGCCTGCCTCTTCCGGAGGAGGATATGCAAGAGAGCCAAGTCGAAAAAAGATGAAATG AGGAAGGAGCCAGCAAGCAGCGAGGAGCCAATGGCAATGCAGCATTGGCAAGGTCCCAGAGCGTACGTCAACAGATATGAGTCATGGGACCTGGATAACGTACAGGGACAG ACAGTTGAGCAAAGCAAGCTATCAGACCGTTGGGAATTCCCAAGACACCACCTCAAAGTCTACAGCATTCTGGGTGAAGGATGTTTCGGCCAAGTATGGCGATGTGAAGCAGTCGGCATTGATG GAAGAGCAGGACAATCAGTGGTAGCCGTTAAGACACTCAAAGAGAACGccggagaaagagagagactgGACTTACTGCAAGAGCTACAAGTCATGAAATCTCTGGAGCCTCATCCTCACGTTGTCAGGTTACTTGGCTGTTGCACTGAAAAAG ATCCGCTGTTCGTTATAATGGAGTTCATAGCAAACGGCAAACTACAGAGCTTCCTTAGGAACTCGAGGGCACAGCGCTGCTACGATAACATGCACGGCAAGAGCGCAACACTCACCTCGCGCGATCTAACCTCGTTCTGCTACCAGGTAGCCCGCGGCATGGACTTTCTCTCGTCGAAAGGG attattCACCGTGACTTGGCGGCTCGAAATATTCTGGTCGACGAGAACCATATCTGCAAAGTGGCTGACTTTGGATTCGCTCGTGACCTCATGGCCAACTACGTCTATGAACGCAAGTCAGAGGGTCGACTGCCCATTAG ATGGATGGCCCCCGAATCGCTCTACGACAACATCTTCTCGGTGAAGTCGGACATCTGGAGCTTCGGCGTGCTGATCTGGGAAATAGTGACCCTGGGCTCGACGCCTTACCCCGGCATGGCAGCTGCTGAGGTCATGCGCAAAGTGCGCGACGGATACCGACTAGACAAACCCGAGCACTGCCGACGCGAGCTCTACAACATCATGTTCTACTGCTGGGACAACGACTCCAAGGAGAGGCCCGACTTCAAGGAGCTCGTGAAGCTGCTCGAACAGCTACTGTTGACTGAGACTGAGTACATTGAACTGGATCGGTTTCCCGATCATTCCTACTACAACATGTCGTCGTTGAGTGgagaaaagctatga
- the LOC111055821 gene encoding uncharacterized protein LOC111055821 isoform X1: MLVRLFRGLLNKFLIHVLNIKHQYRAIRQAKENLKVNEGLLHMDYSENYNCKYTEEIQSLHFGGSRNQATLHTSILYYKDKVTEDLKSVCFCTVSEERRHDAVAVCGHLKPIFKEIKNLIPNLSKMHFVSDGPSSQYRNRKMFVLIGEYLTSLLGVSSVNWHYLEAGHGKGAADGVGGVLKRTADNLVSKGVDIPTVPVLVQQLSLHCPGVKVIYVTHEEVLECDNLQLTLPKFKGTIKTHEICWAEANKNLIQVRSLTCMLCAPNQKCKHFHIGQINLQHSQGQNTKTSTASSSTHCGKTKTSMDKLKNRNNSSFKTSTATHCGETFKNPEDGDWLLVKFPGKRSIKYYIAIVEQIIETEGIFVRCGRNIGDNVFKWPEPEDKCLIDYDQIEKRLKPPSFNYKNDRLVSFKFEHKFDDYLIL, translated from the exons ATGCTTGTTAGACTATTTAGAGGTTTGTTGAACAAATTTTTGATCCATGTTCTTAATATAAAACACCAGTATCGAGCCATCCGCCAAGCAAAGGAAAACTTGAAAGTAAATGAGGGTTTATTACACATGGACTACTCAGAGAATTATAATTGTAAGTATACAGAAGAGATCCAGAGTTTGCACTTTGGAGGATCAAGAAATCAAGCTACTTTGCACACTTCAATATTATACTACAAAGATAAAGTCACTGAAGATTTGAAATCTGTTTGTTTTTGCACTGTATCTGAAGAAAGGCGCCATGATGCAGTTGCTGTTTGTGGACATCTCAAACCGATTTTCAAagaaattaaaaacttaatacCAAATCTTTCAAAAATGCATTTTGTAAGCGATGGCCCCTCCAGTCAATATCGTAACAGAAAAATGTTTGTTCTCATTGGTGAATATCTGACATCTCTGTTGGGTGTAAGTAGTGTCAATTGGCATTACCTAGAAGCCGGGCATGGCAAGGGAGCTGCTGATGGAGTTGGCGGTGTCCTGAAAAGAACAGCTGACAACTTAGTATCAAAAGGAGTAGATATACCTACTGTACCTGTTTTGGTACAACAGTTGAGTCTACACTGCCCTGGAGTAAAAGTGATATATGTTACTCATGAGGAGGTTTTGGAGTGCGATAATCTTCAACTTacattacccaagtttaaaggGACCATCAAAACTCATGAAATCTGTTGGGCAGAAGCTAATAAAAACCTGATCCAAGTAAGAAGTCTTACATGTATGTTATGTGCTCCAAACCAAAAATGTAAACATTTCCATATTGGACAGATAAACTTGCAACACTCTCAAGGACAAAATACCAAAACCTCGACTGCTTCAAGTTCTACACACT GTGGTAAGACCAAAACTTCCATggacaaactgaaaaataggAACAACTCTTCATTCAAGACCTCGACTGCTACACACT GTGGTGAGACTTTCAAGAACCCTGAAGATGGGGATTGGCTCCTAGTAAAATTTCCTGGGAAGCGCAGCATCAAGTACTACATTGCTATTGTGGAGCAGATCATTGAGACTGAAGGAATTTTTGTTCGGTGTGGAAGAAATATCGGTGACAATGTTTTTAAGTGGCCCGAACCTGAGGACAAATGTTTAATAGACTATGACCAAATTGAGAAAAGATTAAAGCCACCTTCATTCAACTATAAAAATGACAGACTTGTTTCATTTAAATTTGAACATAAATTTGATGACTatcttattttgtaa
- the LOC111055821 gene encoding uncharacterized protein LOC111055821 isoform X2 gives MLVRLFRGLLNKFLIHVLNIKHQYRAIRQAKENLKVNEGLLHMDYSENYNCKYTEEIQSLHFGGSRNQATLHTSILYYKDKVTEDLKSVCFCTVSEERRHDAVAVCGHLKPIFKEIKNLIPNLSKMHFVSDGPSSQYRNRKMFVLIGEYLTSLLGVSSVNWHYLEAGHGKGAADGVGGVLKRTADNLVSKGVDIPTVPVLVQQLSLHCPGVKVIYVTHEEVLECDNLQLTLPKFKGTIKTHEICWAEANKNLIQVRSLTCMLCAPNQKCKHFHIGQINLQHSQGQNTKTSTASSSTHCGETFKNPEDGDWLLVKFPGKRSIKYYIAIVEQIIETEGIFVRCGRNIGDNVFKWPEPEDKCLIDYDQIEKRLKPPSFNYKNDRLVSFKFEHKFDDYLIL, from the exons ATGCTTGTTAGACTATTTAGAGGTTTGTTGAACAAATTTTTGATCCATGTTCTTAATATAAAACACCAGTATCGAGCCATCCGCCAAGCAAAGGAAAACTTGAAAGTAAATGAGGGTTTATTACACATGGACTACTCAGAGAATTATAATTGTAAGTATACAGAAGAGATCCAGAGTTTGCACTTTGGAGGATCAAGAAATCAAGCTACTTTGCACACTTCAATATTATACTACAAAGATAAAGTCACTGAAGATTTGAAATCTGTTTGTTTTTGCACTGTATCTGAAGAAAGGCGCCATGATGCAGTTGCTGTTTGTGGACATCTCAAACCGATTTTCAAagaaattaaaaacttaatacCAAATCTTTCAAAAATGCATTTTGTAAGCGATGGCCCCTCCAGTCAATATCGTAACAGAAAAATGTTTGTTCTCATTGGTGAATATCTGACATCTCTGTTGGGTGTAAGTAGTGTCAATTGGCATTACCTAGAAGCCGGGCATGGCAAGGGAGCTGCTGATGGAGTTGGCGGTGTCCTGAAAAGAACAGCTGACAACTTAGTATCAAAAGGAGTAGATATACCTACTGTACCTGTTTTGGTACAACAGTTGAGTCTACACTGCCCTGGAGTAAAAGTGATATATGTTACTCATGAGGAGGTTTTGGAGTGCGATAATCTTCAACTTacattacccaagtttaaaggGACCATCAAAACTCATGAAATCTGTTGGGCAGAAGCTAATAAAAACCTGATCCAAGTAAGAAGTCTTACATGTATGTTATGTGCTCCAAACCAAAAATGTAAACATTTCCATATTGGACAGATAAACTTGCAACACTCTCAAGGACAAAATACCAAAACCTCGACTGCTTCAAGTTCTACACACT GTGGTGAGACTTTCAAGAACCCTGAAGATGGGGATTGGCTCCTAGTAAAATTTCCTGGGAAGCGCAGCATCAAGTACTACATTGCTATTGTGGAGCAGATCATTGAGACTGAAGGAATTTTTGTTCGGTGTGGAAGAAATATCGGTGACAATGTTTTTAAGTGGCCCGAACCTGAGGACAAATGTTTAATAGACTATGACCAAATTGAGAAAAGATTAAAGCCACCTTCATTCAACTATAAAAATGACAGACTTGTTTCATTTAAATTTGAACATAAATTTGATGACTatcttattttgtaa